The Falco naumanni isolate bFalNau1 chromosome 1, bFalNau1.pat, whole genome shotgun sequence genome window below encodes:
- the LOC121081026 gene encoding calmegin-like has translation MTTVSAIGLELWSMTPDIYFDNVIICSEKEVADRWAADGWGLKKFVASANEPGMFSQLVTAAEDHPWLWVLYILTLGLPIGLGVLFCWPAKKTDEDIDLKPPDISKPITKGEPKQEREELEDDEMEEKENEETAEDEDEGEGGKDIDGDEQEEENEVADGSQEEGDKSNKSGSEDQMKEADESTGSVDGPLKSVCKRRVQKH, from the exons ATGACCACTGTCAGTGCTATTGGTTTAGAACTCTGGTCTATGACACCTGATATCTACTTTGATAACGTCATTATatgttcagaaaaagaagtagCAGACCGTTGGGCAGCAGATGGCTGGGGCTTGAAGAAATTCGTAGCAAGTGCTAATGAG CCTGGTATGTTTAGTCAACTGGTGACTGCTGCGGAAGACCACCCATGGCTCTGGGTTCTTTACATCTTGACATTGGGTCTCCCCATTGGCCTAGGTGTGTTGTTTTGCTGGCCAGCAAAG aaaacagatgaagataTTGACTTAAAACCCCCTGATATATCTAAGCCAATTACAAAGGGAGAACCAAAACAAGAGAGAGAGGAGTTAGAAGAtgatgaaatggaagaaaaagaaaacgaAGAAACCGCTGAAGATG aagatgAGGGTGAGGGTGGTAAAGATATTGATGGTGAtgaacaggaagaagaaaatgaagttgcaGATGGAAGTCAAGAAGAAGGTGATAAGTCAAATAAATCTGGTTCAGAAGATCAG atgaaagaaGCTGATGAAAGCACAGGTTCTGTAGATGGTCCTCTGAAATCAGTGTGCAAAAGGAGAGTACAAAAGCACTGA